The Hippoglossus hippoglossus isolate fHipHip1 chromosome 16, fHipHip1.pri, whole genome shotgun sequence genomic sequence tgaatatgaTGACGattttttcccttcttcttcttattagtATTGTcactataattattattagcACTAAAAGTATCAATAATTctattatcattataataaatattattattgctatAAGTAATGAGTAATAAATAAACCGTAAGCTGTTATTACTGAAATTTCCCCGCCCTCCGTGAGTAGATGGCCACGCCCCGCTTTGTTACTGTGGAAACCACTGCGACTGATGCGAGTAGTAAACCAGATGGGCACTCAGTTAGCTAGCGGGGGTTAGCCGGGACTCGCTAACTTCAAATCCAGAGGGTTTCACCTGCGACCTTCCACAACGCGGATGTGGCTCCGCTTCACTTCAAAGGAAGTGCGACCCCAGGTACGTCACGTCTTTCTTGTCTTTCCTttggagtgagtgagtggaaCGTTAGCTGTCAGATCCATTAGCCGCCGCCGCCGGTAGCTCGTCAAGGAGCCGTTAGCCCGCAAGTCAAACTCTCAGCGGGTGTAAAGTTAACATGTCCAGAGGAAAGTCCGCGGGACAGAAGCACACGGACCCACCGCCATGTGCACAATCCTCCACCCGCTTACACAGCGCTGAGCAGGCTCCCTTTCTAAAGTGTAGCCTGTAGAAAAGGTGGAGGTAGGAAAGCATGTCCGAACCAGTCCAGCAAGCCCACGGACACATTCCTGTTGTGAGACATTTCTACTGAGCCCGGGCTAGGAACACACGCAGGGGCAGGTTGCTGTGCCTCCCTGTGCAAACATCACGGTCCCAAAACACTGTCTCACATCTGTGGTTTCAACGCGCAGTCTACTTTGTTGAACAGTATCTCACGCGTGACCCAAGCTTGACCTAAGAAATGAAGAGATCGGATAAAAGAACAAGAGAGCAATGGGGCCTAACTATCCCCCCAAAAAGCAGCTCGCATCCCTGTTAGGTACCGCGTGTTAGCTGTTGGTAACTGTTGCGCAATAGCAATGGTGGCTGATTGCTTAATGTGACTTTTGATCATGCCCATAAGACCGTGGGCATGATTTGTAGTTCAACGTTTATGGGCCTCACGTGATTTCACTTTTACAGATCAAAGACAATATGTGAATGAAATGCTTGAGATAATAAaggtgtgtaaaaaaaacaacaacaacaacctcttGAGTTAGTTCTGTGTAAAAGGATACATTTTACATCAAGTTGAAACGTGTTGCCAGGGATCTGTCACCAGAGCAGGGCAACGCTTTTCTGAAGCCAGGAAATGTTTTAGTTTCCCCTCATGGGACCCAACTgcactgaaatgtttttatacatGGGAACACTTTAGTATTTGTTCCATGACTACACATTATACtacaacaaattaaatatagatTATTTCTCTTATCAATCAGTATCTGTAACgtgtgaattttttttattgtaattaaaggttcagtaaaTATTTTAAGATTGGGCATATTAAACAGGTGCAATGTACTATTATAAAGCTTTAGCCGACTGTCTCTGTCTACTTGTCTGTTATTCAGCAGGTTGCCGTGTGACTCAGTGGCTTGGAACCTGATTTGCCCTGAAGTACACTTGGATGCACGTGCACCGACTTCTCCTGACCCACAGACTTCTGCTGACCCATGCACTAATCTTACACATGTGCACgacctctgacacacactggCGAGCAACGGCAAACACACTTGCTGACCTGTTCTGCACATACACAGGGTTACTGGGAAGCATACTGCAAACATTGCCAtgcctctcctcccttctcttccaCTCTTCACCGCTCCTCCCCTCTGCATACCTCTGGAGCTGCACAGGACTTCTCTGCTCCTTCtgaattttttgtttgtgcaaGTCACACTGAGGAACACCAACGCTCTCCATCTGAGCCACTGAGCCGTGCACACTGATCAGATTTCAGCATCGATAGCCATAGGATACAATGTATGGAACAAATTTTTACCGTATCTAATTTTGGATGGATTAATCTCATTGGAAAGATGaccactgcctcctcctcaaTTACTTGTGATCTTTTGGCTTCAAGCCCAGAATACGTTGGCCAACAGAGATGCTCACTGATTAATTTTTCTGGATATCTCGGGCTCCTCTATGGCCATTACATGCTCTATTAGGacattataaaatacaacattgtgCTTACATCTAAAAGACAAACGTGGCAATAAGTGATATACACTGATATATATGTATCCTGCAAACGAAATGGTTCCATTTAAGTCAAACCAGACGATAATGGAAggtgaagcagaggagagggaaggtTCTGATCTTCCAGTGAAGAGAAAACCTAAGGACGACGAAGAAGAGAGTGAGCAGGAGATGGAGGGCAGAGATGTGCAGATCCCTCTGCATCGCTGGGTGATGCACGGGGCAGTGATGTTTGGACGTGAGTTCTGCTACGCCATGGAAACAGCCCTGGTGACGCCCGTGCTGCTGCAGATAGGTAAGGAAACGCAACACAGTCATATAGAGACGAGCACACTCCTGCTCTTCCTTTTCTCAGCAAACGTTTTAGTCATGTTACAGATACCGTGTCTAAAGATGGAAATTTAGCAATGCTGACAGGACGGCAATTTCCACTCTTCAAGTGTTACTGCTACCATCTTCTATGAATTTTTGAAGGACAGTTTTGGACCCACTGTACATTGAATGGCCTATTCCGAGGTAGCAATTATTAGACTCCTGTACTTTAAGTACACACTGATATGGTAGTAGTTTTGTCAAGCTGGTGTTTATCTTTAATGTGTAGCATGTTGCCCTGTTAAGTATCTTACTTTTGAGCTGTATTTGTGACAGTGTTCATCCTCTGGGTCGTATCAATTTGCCCAGATTCATGAGCATCTTGTTGTATGTTGAATATATGTGTgtagtttggtttgatttgtaaTGAAGCCTACCTTAGCTATCCAAAAATATTCATCAGTCTAATTTCCAGTTGTCTGGTACCGGCTAAAACAACGTGGAATTCGACTGTCATTTGCGAGACTGGATCTATTGATCTCCCGGGCTGCTCCACTATGTCCACCTGTGTGCCCAACAGGGGCTATGCTGTTAGCTGTCAGTTTTGCCACCATTGCCAAAATAgaacaaaagcattttttcccAGGCTAGGTATTGCAAGAATGTGGAACACAGCACATTTCTGTCTCACTGTTTTCCTCCCTGCTCACATTATTGTAAGAAAGattatctgtaaaaaaaaaactttcaaccAAACCCCATCAACTGTGTTTTTGCACACATCCAGTTTTGCTTGAGTGCTTTACCTGTCATGTCTGTGGAAAATCTATAGTATGGTGTCTATATTTAAATTGTCTTCTTTTAGTCAGTCAAAAGTCAAGGGTCAGACCCTCAGAGAAGAAATATTGTTGTAAATCAGTTACTATGTatacactttattatttatgttgtcATAGAATTGGTCTAGTCCACTAGTAGTAACATAACCTGTCACGTACCCATGTATCTTTGTTTCCTCACTCTGTCCATTCAGTGTTGCATCAGTGTATGAAAACACCTCCTTCAGAAACATTAACATGTCAAGCCTGAATGAAGTACACCAAGTTTGAACAGTTGAAACATTAACTCACTTTGACACGGGTCACACGGTAAATGCTTTTGCCAAGCTAGAGATAGCCTGTCTGTCTCTAGCTTGACCATGTATTTATTACTGCAGTCTCGATTGGGTTGTGGGCAGTATATCAAATGTTCACAAGAAACTGTCAGAAATAACAACAGACAGAAATGGTAGAAATATGAATTCCCATGGATAAGTTCTCACTTGTGATTGATGGCACCCAGGATAAATCCGGATTTGGAGTGAGCACACCTCTGCCATCCGCTCAGTTCTCAGCCAGTATGAGTCAGTACTAGAAGATATGGCATCATGCAGCTTATCTGATACTTCCGCTAGTCCAAAGGTCTTCATGCAATATTTCTGAAAGGGAATGGTGTGGACGTGATGAAGGATTGGCAGCACAGTAAATCCACCATTTCAGGCATGTTGGAAGTTGTGGAACATGTCAAAACATTGAGGCAACACAATCAGTCTGAGGAGCACGTGTTCACAAAATCATATTTACTGGCAACAAAGTTGGACCTTCAAGTTATTCCCATGCCAAACAAGTGtttgggactttttttttaactccaaCATTGCTTTAGCTGTGTTAATTTTGATGTCAAAAACTCCTCAGGGTAACTTCCTGGAGGTCTGTTGACATAAGAGTCTGAGCAGCAATGGGAAATATGGATATTAAGCAATAAATGAAtctgtggtttttttttaactgaaagtGGAAAGAAGGTAGGAGTGGGCAAAACATGATGGGCAACAGGCTGATTCCATGAGAACCAGTCAGCCGACATAGACATTAAGAGCTCATGTCTATATATGGGGTGGAAAATTAGTCTCagagagaattttttttttttttaaccataacTGATGTGAATTGTCtcacatacattttacatacatGTGTGACAAACTGGTAAAATTTAAACTGTCAAACAACATTGCTATCAGTTTGTATATAAGTATTTCTTTTGACTGAGTCAACTGAGACCACTTTCCTGGCTGGTTGCTGCATATTTCTGTTTGGATTCTAACAGGTCTAGTGGTTCTTTAGCTTTGCAACTGTTGTCATGTGCTACGCTTTTATAAAATACTGGAAAACATTAACCTTTTAtgcagaaaccccccccccccctcaaactGCTTTAGTTTTTCAAGTTCCTGCAGGACAAATGTCTGAAAGATTGCGTCATGATGAGTAAAAGCACAACTCTTTTCTGCTTGATTCATAATTTTTTCAATTTGCACCTGATATTTGTTGATTCATAGAGCAGGTAAAAGCATTGCTGCATTAAGTTCATGTCTCCTCTAATATCCTTTAATCATACTTTTGTTTTTAGGCCTTCCTGAGCAATATTACAGTTTAACCTGGTTCCTCAGTCCTATACTCGGTCTCCTCTTCACACCCTTGATCGGCTCAGCCAGTGACCGATGCACTCTGCGATGGGGCAGAAGACGACCATTCATTCTGGccttgtgtgtgggtgtgctgcTGGGAGTGGCACTGTTTTTAAATGGCTCATTGCTAGGTGAGTAGAGGGTTTCAAATGACTCACTGTATATTTGGCGATTAGTGTTTTAACCTCATCTGTGTATATTATGTGGTGTTTTTTCAGGCCTTTCCCTTGGCGACAGCCTCAACAACCAGCCAATTGGCATCGTCCTTACTGTATTAGGTGTGGTTGTGCTGGACTTCAGTGCTGATGCCTCTGAAGGACCAATCAGAGCTTACCTTCTGGATGTTGCTGACACTGAGGAGCAAGATATGGCCCTGAATATTCATGCCTTCTCTGCTGGTATGAACACACACGCCAGGCACATGGACCTGTTTAAATCTCAGCTGTTCAAGAGAtttgtctgttgtgttggtCCTTGTGTCTTGGcattataattaaaatgtgtatCCGTGTCTACTCCTGTTGCTCCAGGGCTCGGTGGAGCAGTGGGCTACATGTTGGGTGGCCTGGACTGGACTGGCACAGCTCTGGGCCAAGCATTTAAGTCACAGGAACAGGTTCTTTTCCTGTTTGCGGGCATCATCTTCATTATCTCAGTCATACTGCATATGCTCAGTATCCCTGAGCGACCTTTCTCTCCATCTAACCTGCTTAAAGTCACAGGAAGTGGGGAGTCTACCAGCCAGTTGTCTTTTAGGCCTGTCGGCCACGCACCTTTACTTGATGTGATTGCAGAGGAGGATGCTTCTGCTCAAGCCACATCCCAGGAGAATAACGAATCAGACCCAGAAGAAAGCGAAATGGATTTCCTTACTGTGGAGAGAGTGCGAAGTAAAAGTGACTCAATCTTAGCCATGGCAGTGTCTACGATCGAGCTGGATCCTGACCTTCACCCAGATGCACAGCTTTTCCTTCCAGAGATGCATCACTTTATATCAGAGCGCCAGGGAGAGCTAGAATATGCTTTCAAGCCATCAGACCACAGAATATGGTCGTCGTCTCCGCCTGGTGGATCATCCGCCCTGACTGATGTGATGATGTTAGAGCCAAAATACCCTGAACAAAAGGATCCAACAAACTGTCCTTGTTCTCTCCTTCAGAGCAGTTCTGGCCATGAGGGCTTACATCAGAGACAGGTGAAAACAGCTGCTACGGTTACacatgatgtttgtgttggattAAAATACCTTCACCAATGCTTACTTAAAAAAATGATGGCAACAAAGTGACACGTAATATAATTGAGCACATTTTAAATGCcacaaatttaattaaaaagtctCGAATAAATCAACTAAATCTAAACCAAAACATTTGTAAGATTTGATGAATCACAATCAATTTCACaaggaaaacatatttacatttactctTTATCTGAACTAATTATCTGTGTCAAATTAATTAAGATTTACTCATATTGAATTTAGATTGATCATTTATCTGTGATTCTAATTTATACTTACTAACTATATTGGTGAATTAGATTTGAAGTTAATTTAGAGTCACTAAAAATCTGGGTGAAATTGATTTGAATTCACTAAATAACAGTCCTTATTCTAACTTGTATTTTAGCACATTGTTACTTAGTTCAAAACATTTACAGTGATATTCTTATTTATCTCTACATTTAATACTTGTTTGAATTTAACTGCACTTCAACATTATGAGATGTCACTTTGTTGccattattaatatttaaaataactcaatATCATGCCTCTTTAGTGCAACAGTAAACTTAAGTTTGGCCAACAGATCACAATGACAAAAAGAACAGCAGGTAcaactgcatttatttatccaACTATGTCCAAACATGTTAACAACAACAGTGTTGAAGTGCAACATGACAAAGATAACACACTAAACAGAAGGAGGAGCTATAAGAAAACAATGGCAAATCCAaaagttgattttaaaaaaacatttaacataacATTCTGCACTGcaaaatatacagtaatgtgtgcgGACCTTTACTCAACATGCACTATATGTGAAATGTGCCATCACAGCATATTGTGTATTGGATAGAAGTGTGAGACTTACTTGACAAACTACAGTCAACAATTCTTCATACacctgaaaagaaaatgatattaGCTTTACTTCAATAATTAATATTTTGGAACAAATTAGAAGTAATGAAACACACTAAGTCAACATTTGCCAACAGTATTTTAaaacctgcacagacacaaatgatgtgattgtttcacattttcttaATATATGAAACTCTTTAGAGACAGAAAACTGTGTTGCAGATATCTAAGATGTATAACATGtggtctctctgcctctctacCATCCCAGCAGGTCAAGGCTGCCAATGGTATCAATACTTGCATATCCTCTCCTGATCACACCAATACAGAGAAAGGCCATGCCTCCAGTAAGCTCGGGACCCGCCTCCTGAGCACATCAGTTTCATCGAGGCCACACCGACACACCTTTTACAGACAAGTACAATTggatttataattttttttaagattgttttttatatatattctattgAGCATCAATGATACAAGATATCCACAGaacaagaataaagtttttgttgttttttctcacgTCTTGAAatcccaccccccaccccatctCTGGGTGATAGACGCAACAAAAAAgggcaaaaactaaaaataaggtaaaattaaataataaaaagggaaaaaataagGACACAGAATACCGTGCCTCACTGACATTGGGGTAACATTGAGACGATCTGTGATCAGTGTAATAAATTCTGTGGTGAGATGTTTGGTAGCTGAAATTCAGTTGCCAGGTCAGTGAAGGATATGAAGATCCCGTTGTTATGCAAACCATTAATGTATCTTATACCCTTATCAGACCAAAGTTGAAAGGCAGAATCGATTTGTAGATTGCTTGAAATTGTGATTATGGAATACAGGGGCAGAAGTAGAGGAAACCTGAAGGCCGAAATGCTTTCTAAACTGCAACCAGTTTTTAAGAAACTGAGTGACTACTGGACTAATTGATAACCTGATAGTTGgccaaataataaaaatatataaataaataaataaaaagagacaatATCAAAAACAGAGCGAAGCCCCCGACCCGAGTGCCCCTCACCCCCAACCCTGCAACTGATGTGTCCTTGACACAAAAGTGCACTCCATGCTGCATTCTTCAAAATTCTTCAGAGGTTCCTTTCCTTTTCGcaatttgtatatatatatgtcccATCTGATTGTCAGTAAGTTAACATGTCCACTCTTTCTGCTACAACCAAAATGGTTATTTGTTCCACGTCAGGTAGCAAAGAGTAAAATTAGCACTGATATTATTAGTCAACACAACTTGCGTAGGCAGCTGATGTATGAGTCGGATCAATCCTCCTCCGACGGGGAGCTGCTCTTCTGGTGTGTGGCCAAAAACTGTTGTGCTTCTTTTACCGATGAGAGACGCCTTCTGCTCCCGCCTTTAGTCGTGATGAACAGCTGCACTGGATGCAGAAATTAAGGCTTCAGGTTGTGACTGTACAGCTGATGCATGACCTCCTTGTACTCAGCACACTGCTCCACCACTTCGGCACAGTAATCTTCGTATATGTAGACCAGCTTGTCTTTATATTTTAGCTCGCCTCGCTTCTTACGTGCACGATGAGCTCTATCAAGCACTGGAGGGGAAGAGAGCACATCTTTCCTCAATATATCCACCAGAAGGTTTGAGAAAAACCATGTTGGCTGTGCGCCCTCGACAGCTTCAGGTATTCCTATAGGATGCAGATTACATCGTCTACTTCTCCCCTCTTGGTCAGTGAGTTTAGCTCTCAGCTTAGCATTGTCATCAGCCAAAGTGGCTTGTGGTGCCTGTAAGGACTGCAGCCGGTTTAAGGCAGACTCCAGGTCAGAGATGCGTGGTTCGTCACCGTGGTCTGTATCCAGTCTAGTTTGGAGTCGATAGCAGAAAGTCTGCATTGTTTATGTTAGCAATGCCAGCCGGCGATGCATCGTGTtctagtttttttgttttacttgtgggCACAAGTTGTTCATGTACCGTTTGTTACTTGTTCTTGCAATGTTGAGTAAAATAGATTGAATAATTAGTCAAGATATAAACTGTGTGATGCGAGCTGGGAAAAAAACGCCACTACTCCATTCTCAAGCCAACCAGAAGTcctttataattatttttttttaattgtcataAATACTTTCTGGACAccacagtttatttttgcaaaaaaaagctgatgtatgtctttttttatctccagCCTTCCTTTACTTTCTCCTACTACGGACGAGTAGGATCGCAGCGCTATCGACTTCGACGGACGACACCTTTGAGCCCTCGGCAAATCACCACTACCCGGAGTCTGAATGACCTGAGTGATCTCCAGGGGCACACAGACCGCAGATTGTTGCAGCTGTCAGCCAGCAGTCTGTCGTCTGAGGGCTCAAGCAGTGAGGGAGAACCAGACAGGGGGACAACTGTTCGACTGCTGTGGTTGTCCATGTTGAAGGTGAA encodes the following:
- the LOC117776343 gene encoding solute carrier family 45 member 4-like isoform X2; this encodes MYPANEMVPFKSNQTIMEGEAEEREGSDLPVKRKPKDDEEESEQEMEGRDVQIPLHRWVMHGAVMFGREFCYAMETALVTPVLLQIGLPEQYYSLTWFLSPILGLLFTPLIGSASDRCTLRWGRRRPFILALCVGVLLGVALFLNGSLLGLSLGDSLNNQPIGIVLTVLGVVVLDFSADASEGPIRAYLLDVADTEEQDMALNIHAFSAGLGGAVGYMLGGLDWTGTALGQAFKSQEQVLFLFAGIIFIISVILHMLSIPERPFSPSNLLKVTGSGESTSQLSFRPVGHAPLLDVIAEEDASAQATSQENNESDPEESEMDFLTVERVRSKSDSILAMAVSTIELDPDLHPDAQLFLPEMHHFISERQGELEYAFKPSDHRIWSSSPPGGSSALTDVMMLEPKYPEQKDPTNCPCSLLQSSSGHEGLHQRQVKAANGINTCISSPDHTNTEKGHASSKLGTRLLSTSVSSRPHRHTFYRQPSFTFSYYGRVGSQRYRLRRTTPLSPRQITTTRSLNDLSDLQGHTDRRLLQLSASSLSSEGSSSEGEPDRGTTVRLLWLSMLKMPRQLWTLCICHLLTWFSYIAEAVFYTDFMGQVIFHGDPTAPANSTELQNYHRGVQMGCWGLVVYAATAAVCSAILQKYLDNFDLSIKVIYIVGTLGFSIGTAIMAIFPNVYVAMVMISGMGIISMSISYCPYALLGQYHEIKEYIHHSPANTRRGFGIDCAILSCQVYISQILVASALGAVVEAVGSVRVIPIVASGGSFLGFLTACFLVIYPDMEPSSSPPDKGVADFSVESKHNGERTSDQRLALLNLTDQDDLQKTENYSVA
- the LOC117776343 gene encoding solute carrier family 45 member 4-like isoform X1; translated protein: MYPANEMVPFKSNQTIMEGEAEEREGSDLPVKRKPKDDEEESEQEMEGRDVQIPLHRWVMHGAVMFGREFCYAMETALVTPVLLQIGLPEQYYSLTWFLSPILGLLFTPLIGSASDRCTLRWGRRRPFILALCVGVLLGVALFLNGSLLGLSLGDSLNNQPIGIVLTVLGVVVLDFSADASEGPIRAYLLDVADTEEQDMALNIHAFSAGLGGAVGYMLGGLDWTGTALGQAFKSQEQVLFLFAGIIFIISVILHMLSIPERPFSPSNLLKVTGSGESTSQLSFRPVGHAPLLDVIAEEDASAQATSQENNESDPEESEMDFLTVERVRSKSDSILAMAVSTIELDPDLHPDAQLFLPEMHHFISERQGELEYAFKPSDHRIWSSSPPGGSSALTDVMMLEPKYPEQKDPTNCPCSLLQSSSGHEGLHQRQQVKAANGINTCISSPDHTNTEKGHASSKLGTRLLSTSVSSRPHRHTFYRQPSFTFSYYGRVGSQRYRLRRTTPLSPRQITTTRSLNDLSDLQGHTDRRLLQLSASSLSSEGSSSEGEPDRGTTVRLLWLSMLKMPRQLWTLCICHLLTWFSYIAEAVFYTDFMGQVIFHGDPTAPANSTELQNYHRGVQMGCWGLVVYAATAAVCSAILQKYLDNFDLSIKVIYIVGTLGFSIGTAIMAIFPNVYVAMVMISGMGIISMSISYCPYALLGQYHEIKEYIHHSPANTRRGFGIDCAILSCQVYISQILVASALGAVVEAVGSVRVIPIVASGGSFLGFLTACFLVIYPDMEPSSSPPDKGVADFSVESKHNGERTSDQRLALLNLTDQDDLQKTENYSVA